From Chlorocebus sabaeus isolate Y175 chromosome 10, mChlSab1.0.hap1, whole genome shotgun sequence:
AATGCCATGATTTGATGAATTTCCAACAAAATCAACTTCATGTATCTGGGTTGACTGAAATATGCCATAAGATACCATGGCATTTTAAAGCAAACGTGAAATGTGGTAAACAAGCTGGTATTTACTCATGGGCACTCTATTAGCTATTTCTGCACTTTGCCCCTCCATTAAGTTAACTGCCAGGCTGAGGCCATTAAAATCCAGCCTTCTTCCTTCAATTACAGGCACACGTTAACTCTAGATATTCTGAGCCTTTCTAATAGAGCCATTTCCAGAAAGGATTTCTATTAgtgtctctcttctttctgttctCATCCTAAGGCCCCTCCTGCTTCCTGCAACTTTGAGTTCTGAATATGCCTACCTCAGAGCCAGTTGGGATCTCTGTTTATGATGCAACCCCAAATCCAGGCATCCGTTTAAACGAGTGCCCAGTTATAGAGACATATTGTACTTCTCTTCTTTCAGAGAGCAGCATTTGCTTTTTGCTGGGGGCTTTCTGACTGATGCAGGGGGCGAGGAAGGAGAGTTGGCGGGCGTTTGGGAGCAGATTTAGAGCCGCTTCTCATTGGAGGGTCTCGCTTTTCCTGAGCTGCCAGACACTGCAGGCTCAACTGAGGCTCGGAGGTGCAATTCAGGCTGGTGGAGCAGCGGGGGAAGGCAGGGACAGGCGGGGCTAGCGCAGCTCTGCAGCTGATcacacgcaccaccacacacaccacattcctGCTGCCCCAGCTTGCGCCTCGCATCTTCCACCCGGGGCCACCGAGGCGCTGAAAAGGAGTGGGggacagaagaaggaagaggcagaggaaaaGCTAGAGCGGCGCTACTGTTTAACCTGAAAGTCTGACCGGCAGCCCAAGGCTCGAACCCCGTCCAGCAGCACCGCTGTCGCCTGGAAGGAGGGCACAGCGCCAAGGAACCCACGAGCCCCCGCTCGAGTCATTCTGTGGTCTGTGCGCCAAGGATCTTTCTGGCAGGGACAGCGCGGTGCCCTCAGGGAGGTGCGGAGCTTGGGGGACCTGCATTGGCGCCCATCGTGGTACACCAGGAAAAGTGGGAACGAGGAAAACAGCCGTGAGCGCAGAGTGCGAGGCCAGGCTGCCGCTACCGCCCGCTGCGCCGCCTCCTGCCCTCTCCCGCTGGGTGAGTGCCCAGG
This genomic window contains:
- the LOC140712569 gene encoding uncharacterized protein yields the protein MSAGYWCNAPYPRPPGSDSRVLDSRDLSAWRPPTAEFPRAPPGPSGGPSRARRPPPRSAETRQCAKPGHSPSGRGQEAAQRAVAAAWPRTLRSRLFSSFPLFLVYHDGRQCRSPKLRTSLRAPRCPCQKDPWRTDHRMTRAGARGFLGAVPSFQATAVLLDGVRALGCRSDFQVLLSTSLLINQLQESACQVVSHKQGTLSLLFG